The following are encoded together in the Deinococcus soli (ex Cha et al. 2016) genome:
- the rplJ gene encoding 50S ribosomal protein L10 → MANEKNQQTLSSLKGSLTGVETFYVVDYQGLTAGQLGKLRKDIREKGGQLIVAKNTLINLALQDSGRDFADALKGPSAIVVAQDDPAGVAKALSDAAKGNDKGIPAVKAGFVEGNRVDVKVVERLASLGSKQSLQGELVGVLSAHLSNFVGILEAYKEKLEGQA, encoded by the coding sequence GTGGCGAACGAAAAGAACCAGCAGACCCTCAGCAGCCTGAAAGGCAGCCTCACGGGCGTCGAGACGTTCTACGTCGTCGACTACCAGGGCCTGACCGCCGGCCAGCTGGGTAAACTGCGCAAAGACATCCGCGAGAAGGGCGGGCAGCTCATCGTTGCCAAGAACACCCTGATCAACCTGGCCCTCCAGGACAGCGGCCGCGACTTCGCGGACGCCCTGAAAGGCCCCAGCGCCATCGTCGTGGCTCAGGACGACCCCGCCGGAGTGGCCAAGGCCCTCAGCGACGCCGCCAAGGGCAACGACAAGGGCATCCCCGCCGTGAAAGCCGGCTTCGTCGAAGGCAACCGCGTGGACGTGAAAGTTGTGGAACGTCTCGCCAGCCTCGGCAGCAAGCAGAGCCTGCAGGGCGAACTGGTCGGCGTGCTCAGCGCCCACCTCAGCAACTTCGTGGGCATCCTCGAAGCGTACAAAGAAAAACTCGAAGGCCAGGCCTAA
- the rplA gene encoding 50S ribosomal protein L1: MPKHGKRYQALTAKVDRSKQYTIDEAAALVKDIANAKFDETVEVHFRLGIDPRKSDQNVRGTVALPHGTGRTVRVAVITKGDNVQAAEAAGADVVGSDELIERIAGGFMDFDAVVATPDMMAQVGQKLARLLGPRGLLPNPKSGTVGPDVTGMVKGLKAGRIEFRNDKTGVVHAPIGKASFEPGNLSANYSALISALEAAKPGSAKGVFLRSAYLTTTMGPSIQLTLSGGSNA, translated from the coding sequence ATGCCTAAGCACGGCAAGCGTTACCAGGCGCTGACCGCCAAGGTCGACCGCAGCAAGCAGTACACCATCGACGAAGCCGCCGCGCTGGTCAAGGACATCGCCAACGCGAAGTTCGACGAGACCGTCGAAGTGCACTTCCGTCTGGGCATCGACCCCCGCAAGAGCGACCAGAACGTGCGTGGCACCGTCGCCCTGCCCCACGGCACCGGCCGCACCGTGCGCGTCGCCGTGATCACCAAGGGTGACAACGTGCAGGCCGCCGAGGCCGCTGGCGCCGACGTGGTCGGCAGCGACGAACTGATCGAGCGCATCGCCGGTGGGTTCATGGACTTCGACGCCGTCGTCGCCACCCCCGACATGATGGCCCAGGTCGGCCAGAAGCTCGCGCGTCTGCTCGGGCCCCGCGGCCTGCTCCCCAACCCCAAGAGCGGCACCGTCGGCCCCGACGTGACCGGTATGGTCAAGGGCCTCAAGGCCGGCCGCATCGAGTTCCGGAACGACAAGACCGGCGTCGTGCACGCCCCCATCGGCAAGGCCAGCTTCGAGCCCGGCAACCTCAGCGCCAACTACAGCGCGCTGATCAGTGCCCTCGAAGCCGCCAAGCCCGGCAGCGCCAAGGGCGTGTTCCTGCGCAGCGCGTACCTGACCACCACCATGGGCCCCAGCATCCAGCTGACCCTCAGCGGCGGCAGCAACGCCTAA
- the rplK gene encoding 50S ribosomal protein L11 → MKKVAGLVKLQLPAGKATPAPPVGPALGQYGANIMEFTKAFNAQTADKGDAIIPVEITIYADRSFTFITKTPPMSYLIRKAAGLAKGSATPNKAKVGKLNWDQVLEIAKTKMPDLNAGSIEAAANTVAGTARSMGVTIEGAPNA, encoded by the coding sequence ATGAAGAAAGTCGCAGGGCTCGTCAAACTGCAGCTCCCGGCGGGCAAGGCCACCCCGGCCCCCCCCGTGGGTCCCGCGCTCGGTCAGTACGGCGCGAACATCATGGAGTTCACGAAGGCGTTCAACGCGCAGACGGCCGACAAGGGTGACGCGATCATCCCCGTCGAGATCACCATCTACGCCGACCGCTCCTTCACCTTCATCACCAAGACCCCCCCCATGAGCTACCTGATCCGCAAGGCCGCAGGTCTGGCCAAGGGCAGCGCGACCCCCAACAAAGCCAAGGTCGGCAAGCTGAACTGGGATCAGGTCCTGGAAATCGCCAAGACGAAGATGCCCGACCTGAACGCCGGCAGCATCGAAGCCGCCGCGAACACCGTCGCCGGCACCGCCCGCTCCATGGGCGTGACCATCGAGGGGGCCCCCAATGCCTAA
- the nusG gene encoding transcription termination/antitermination protein NusG: MSIEWYAVHTYVGQEDRVQQHLMERATKLGMRGTKIFQVIQPEEKAVELQEGGKKVEVTRKLFPGYVFVQMDVEDDDAPGELGESWEVVRGTNGVTGFVGTATRPVPLSHEEVQRLLASVGVATQPVQEEAPKVKVDFKAGDMVRVTGGPFADFSGVISEVNIPQAKVKVLVSIFGRETPVELDFGQVAK; the protein is encoded by the coding sequence ATGAGTATCGAATGGTACGCCGTGCACACCTACGTCGGTCAGGAAGACCGCGTTCAGCAGCACCTGATGGAACGCGCCACGAAGCTCGGCATGCGCGGCACCAAGATCTTCCAGGTCATCCAGCCGGAAGAGAAGGCGGTCGAACTGCAGGAGGGCGGCAAGAAGGTCGAGGTCACGCGCAAGCTGTTCCCCGGCTACGTCTTCGTGCAGATGGACGTCGAGGATGACGACGCGCCCGGCGAGCTGGGCGAGTCCTGGGAAGTGGTGCGCGGCACCAACGGCGTGACCGGCTTCGTCGGCACTGCCACCCGCCCCGTGCCCCTGTCGCACGAGGAAGTCCAGCGCCTGCTGGCCAGCGTTGGCGTCGCCACGCAGCCTGTACAGGAAGAGGCCCCCAAGGTCAAGGTGGATTTCAAGGCCGGGGACATGGTGCGCGTCACGGGCGGTCCGTTCGCGGACTTCAGCGGCGTCATCAGCGAGGTCAACATTCCCCAGGCGAAGGTCAAGGTGCTCGTCAGTATCTTCGGCCGCGAGACCCCGGTGGAACTCGACTTCGGTCAGGTCGCCAAGTAA
- the secE gene encoding preprotein translocase subunit SecE, which produces MNLIQYFRDSRAELSRVSWPTRQQVLEGTQAVLIFVVALTLIVYALDLLFGNLIRLVLS; this is translated from the coding sequence ATGAACTTGATTCAGTACTTCCGCGACTCCCGCGCTGAACTCTCGCGCGTGTCGTGGCCGACCCGCCAGCAGGTGCTGGAAGGCACGCAGGCCGTGCTGATCTTCGTCGTCGCCCTCACCCTGATCGTGTACGCCCTCGACCTGCTGTTCGGGAACCTGATCCGGCTGGTGCTGTCATGA
- the rpmG gene encoding 50S ribosomal protein L33 codes for MAKDGPRIIVKMESSAGTGFYYTTTKNRRNTQAKMELRKYDPVAKKHVVFKEKKV; via the coding sequence ATGGCGAAAGACGGCCCCCGCATCATCGTGAAAATGGAAAGCAGTGCCGGCACCGGCTTCTACTACACGACCACCAAGAACCGCCGCAACACCCAGGCGAAGATGGAACTGCGCAAGTACGACCCCGTCGCCAAGAAGCACGTGGTCTTCAAAGAGAAGAAGGTCTGA
- a CDS encoding pyridoxamine 5'-phosphate oxidase family protein, whose amino-acid sequence MGQHLPGINDHLRTFIEAQHLFFVGTAAPEGRVNVSPKGMDSLRILGPNRVAWLNVTGSGNETAAHLLRSDRMTLMFCALSGPPLIMRLYGQAHAIHAGEPAWAEWTALFPPLPGARQVFVLDIDLVQTSCGMAVPLMDFVADRGALSRWAQAQSPGELQAYQQRKNQRSIDGFPTGLPVTVDT is encoded by the coding sequence ATGGGCCAGCACTTGCCGGGCATCAACGATCACCTGCGGACGTTCATTGAAGCGCAGCACCTGTTCTTCGTGGGCACCGCCGCCCCGGAGGGCCGGGTGAACGTATCTCCCAAGGGCATGGACAGCCTGCGGATCCTGGGACCGAACCGGGTCGCGTGGCTGAACGTGACCGGCAGTGGCAACGAGACGGCCGCACATCTGCTCCGCTCGGACCGCATGACGCTGATGTTCTGCGCATTGAGCGGCCCGCCGCTGATCATGCGGCTGTACGGTCAGGCGCACGCCATCCACGCGGGTGAACCCGCGTGGGCCGAGTGGACGGCGCTCTTTCCGCCGCTACCGGGCGCGCGGCAGGTGTTCGTGCTGGATATCGATCTGGTGCAGACGTCCTGCGGCATGGCCGTTCCACTGATGGACTTCGTGGCAGACCGCGGGGCGCTCAGCCGCTGGGCGCAGGCCCAGAGCCCCGGGGAACTGCAGGCGTACCAGCAACGAAAAAACCAGCGCAGCATCGACGGTTTCCCGACTGGTCTGCCAGTCACAGTGGACACCTGA
- the tuf gene encoding elongation factor Tu, which yields MAKGTFERTKPHVNVGTIGHVDHGKTTLTAAITFTAAAMDPTIEKLAYDQIDKAPEEKARGITINTAHVEYNTPTRHYSHVDCPGHADYVKNMITGAAQMDGAILVVSSADGPMPQTREHILLARQVGVPYIVVFMNKVDMVDDEELLELVEMEVRELLSKYEFPGDDLPVIKGSALQALEALQANPKTARGENNWVDRIWELLDAVDSYIPTPERATDKTFLMPVEDVFTITGRGTVATGRVERGVVKVQDEVEIIGLRDTKKTTVTGIEMHRKLLDSGMAGDNVGVLLRGVARDDVERGQVLAKPGSIKPHTKFEASVYVLSKDEGGRHSAFFGGYRPQFYFRTTDVTGVVELPEGVEMVMPGDNITFVVELIKPIAMEEGLRFAIREGGRTVGAGVVAKVIE from the coding sequence ATGGCTAAAGGAACGTTCGAGCGCACGAAGCCCCACGTGAACGTGGGCACCATCGGTCACGTCGACCACGGCAAGACCACCCTGACCGCCGCGATCACCTTCACGGCCGCCGCGATGGACCCCACCATCGAAAAACTGGCCTACGACCAGATCGACAAGGCTCCCGAAGAAAAGGCCCGCGGCATCACCATCAACACCGCCCACGTCGAGTACAACACCCCCACCCGCCACTACAGCCACGTGGACTGCCCCGGCCACGCCGACTACGTCAAGAACATGATCACCGGTGCCGCCCAGATGGACGGCGCCATCCTCGTGGTCAGCAGCGCTGACGGCCCCATGCCCCAGACCCGCGAGCACATCCTGCTCGCCCGTCAGGTCGGCGTGCCCTACATCGTCGTGTTCATGAACAAAGTGGACATGGTCGACGACGAAGAGCTCCTCGAGCTCGTCGAAATGGAAGTCCGCGAACTGCTGAGCAAGTACGAGTTCCCCGGCGACGACCTGCCCGTCATCAAGGGCAGCGCCCTGCAGGCCCTCGAAGCCCTGCAGGCCAACCCCAAGACCGCCCGCGGCGAGAACAACTGGGTTGACCGCATCTGGGAACTGCTCGACGCGGTGGACAGCTACATCCCCACCCCCGAGCGCGCCACCGACAAGACCTTCCTGATGCCCGTCGAAGACGTGTTCACGATCACCGGCCGCGGCACCGTGGCGACCGGCCGCGTGGAACGTGGCGTCGTGAAAGTCCAGGACGAAGTGGAAATCATCGGTCTGCGCGACACGAAGAAGACCACCGTGACCGGGATCGAAATGCACCGCAAGCTGCTCGACAGCGGCATGGCGGGCGACAACGTGGGCGTGCTGCTGCGTGGCGTGGCGCGTGACGACGTGGAACGTGGCCAGGTGCTGGCGAAGCCCGGCAGCATCAAGCCCCACACGAAGTTCGAAGCCAGCGTGTACGTGCTGAGCAAGGACGAAGGCGGGCGTCACAGCGCGTTCTTCGGTGGCTACCGCCCCCAGTTCTACTTCCGCACGACGGACGTGACGGGCGTGGTGGAACTGCCCGAAGGCGTGGAAATGGTGATGCCTGGTGACAACATCACGTTCGTGGTGGAACTCATCAAGCCGATCGCGATGGAAGAAGGCCTGCGCTTCGCCATCCGCGAAGGTGGCCGTACCGTCGGCGCCGGCGTCGTCGCCAAGGTCATCGAGTAA